The Deltaproteobacteria bacterium region CGATATGGTAAGCAGGCTGGCGATCCAGGACTTGGAAGCACAGGCTGTCAAGCTCTTCGATGTACCGGTGGAGAAGGTCAAGGTCTCCTACATCGATGGCGTACCGCAGTTCCTCTCGAAGTTGGTGGAGTCGATTGCGATCATCGGCGTTGCCGTCGAATTGCTCGATAACGCGCTCGGCGTTCTTACTCGACTTTTCTGCCTTCTCGAGAAAAACCGGCCATTGGAGGGCATACTCGACGTCATCGACCGCTGCCGCCAACTCGCGCAGTCGACGATCCAGTTGAACCACCGCGTCCGGGTCGTCGTCAGCCGCTTCGATGAGTGAATCGACCTGTCTGAGCAACTGTAAGTCTTCGATCCGCGCGACGGCCGCTAGGGCTTTCAATGCCTTCGTCTGCTCGGCTTTCTCCCTTGCATTTGCCAATCGCGTCTTCTGCTCCTGAGCTTCCTTGCGGAGTTCCGCCAGCGAATTATGCTTCATTTGTGGATCGAAGCTGATCTCGAAGTCTTCGTCCAAGGTTTTGACATAGGCTTGGAGTCGAACCTGTTGGGACTGGTCCATCATGAGGGCAATATCGATATCACTGCCGACCGGCAAGTCGCGCCTGATGTCTGACCCCTTGATCGTCATGACCCCGATGCCATGGTTGCGTTCCGCCCGCGGGTGCTCGCCTTCCAACAAAGGAATCCGCAGTTCGTCTTCTGCATGTCCGGTGCGGAGCAGGACGGTTGTATAGTGCTCCATCGATTTGCGCGCCGGCAGCCTGGTGCCTTTCTTGATGTAGGTCGCCACACTGCCATTGGCCAAGCCGACGCCGATCGTCATGGCCGCCGGTGGGTTCTCCTCCGGAATCACGCCAAGCGTATACGAGACATGATCCGGCGCGGTCGGAATGCGTGTGCCCGTGACATCGCATAGCTCGATGGCATACTCATGGCGCCTTTGCTTCTCCGCGTAGAGTTGTGTCATGAATACACCCTCCGCTCCCAGTGTAATGCGCCCCGACCTCCACTGCGTTTTGGTATCGACTAGCTCAATCGTGAATCCCTCAATACTTTGACCGTTAGGCGCCAGTATGCGGCCACCGATATCCGGGTCCGGCACGTTGCCTACCGGTTTGTGCTCGATCTGAATACGCCAAGTGCCGACCGGCACGCGCACCGACCCGTCATCACGCAGCTCCTGGGTGCTTGCGAAGATGGCGGCCCCACGCGCCACCACCGTGCCCGGATCGATCCCGAACTCCAGCCGGCTGCCGAGTTCGGCTTCGACCGCTTCGCGCACCCATGGATTCAGGGTTGTGCCTCCGACCATGAGAATACGTTCCATGTTTGCGCCTCTGAGTCCCGTGCTTTGCAGCGTCTTGCGGCACAGCGTGAGCGATTTCTCGATGAACGGCCGGCTGACTTCCTGCACGTCAGCCGGCGTCAGCGTGTACGAGAAGTCGACGTCCTTGCCGTCGGCGTCTTGGCACAGCCCCTCGATCCAGACTTCATAAGGAGCCTTGGAACGACAAACCTCGATCTTCGCCTGCTCGGCGTAATACTTCATCTTACCGAGGGCGACTTTCCAGCGTGGATTGCCTCGGCGAAAATCGGGGAGGTTGAACTGCTGAGCGGCGGCAGGAATCAGTTTCTTGGTCACAATGTCCCAGTCGATCAGCTTGCCGCCCAGGAAATTTTCGCCGTCGTGGTCTACCACTTGAATGAGGCCGTCGCGGAGACGCATGATCGCCGCGTCGAACGTACCGCCGCCGAAGTCGTACACAAACCAGTACACATTCTCACTCTCGCTTTGGAAGCCGTAGGCCAGGGAGGCGGCAACCGGTTCCAGCAGAATAGGACTCCGGCCTAAACCGGCGAGTTGCGCGGCCTTCTGGGTGGCATTGGTCGAGGGGTTCTCAAAGGCCGCCGGCACCGTAATGACGGCCGCGCGGAGTTCTTCGCCCATGTTGGTCTGCACGTCCATCTTCAGCGATTTGAGCACCTCGGCCGACAGCTCTTCAGGCAACATTTTCCGATCGCTGCGAGCAAACACCTTCTTCCCT contains the following coding sequences:
- a CDS encoding Hsp70 family protein, coding for MQRTSIDFGIDLGTTNSTVAVIDNIDAKVIPNKGGSGLTPSAVWIDKRGSIHVGQEAKLRALVDDQDNADLEFKLRMGLGAEGKKVFARSDRKMLPEELSAEVLKSLKMDVQTNMGEELRAAVITVPAAFENPSTNATQKAAQLAGLGRSPILLEPVAASLAYGFQSESENVYWFVYDFGGGTFDAAIMRLRDGLIQVVDHDGENFLGGKLIDWDIVTKKLIPAAAQQFNLPDFRRGNPRWKVALGKMKYYAEQAKIEVCRSKAPYEVWIEGLCQDADGKDVDFSYTLTPADVQEVSRPFIEKSLTLCRKTLQSTGLRGANMERILMVGGTTLNPWVREAVEAELGSRLEFGIDPGTVVARGAAIFASTQELRDDGSVRVPVGTWRIQIEHKPVGNVPDPDIGGRILAPNGQSIEGFTIELVDTKTQWRSGRITLGAEGVFMTQLYAEKQRRHEYAIELCDVTGTRIPTAPDHVSYTLGVIPEENPPAAMTIGVGLANGSVATYIKKGTRLPARKSMEHYTTVLLRTGHAEDELRIPLLEGEHPRAERNHGIGVMTIKGSDIRRDLPVGSDIDIALMMDQSQQVRLQAYVKTLDEDFEISFDPQMKHNSLAELRKEAQEQKTRLANAREKAEQTKALKALAAVARIEDLQLLRQVDSLIEAADDDPDAVVQLDRRLRELAAAVDDVEYALQWPVFLEKAEKSSKNAERVIEQFDGNADDRNRLHQLREELRYAIDVGDLDLLHRYIEELDSLCFQVLDRQPAYHIARFNWIVERVQSMHNPQQADQLVTEGRRAINNNAIEALKAVNRQLLGLLPRDVQKEAKDSHTGDTMPKE